In Akkermansia muciniphila, one DNA window encodes the following:
- a CDS encoding DUF883 family protein: protein MQDNQTELETTAAANDTSCSCPSARELAVTRFQQARAFAAAKVNQIRKAATEQASTICDYAQEKGEVIRDKAKKFHEAGEEYVKEKPTQSVLIAMGVGLLIGLLIRRR from the coding sequence ATGCAAGACAACCAAACCGAACTTGAAACGACCGCAGCAGCAAATGACACCTCCTGCTCCTGCCCTTCCGCCCGCGAGCTTGCCGTCACCAGATTCCAGCAGGCCAGGGCTTTCGCCGCGGCTAAAGTAAATCAAATCCGCAAGGCGGCTACGGAACAGGCCAGCACCATCTGCGACTACGCCCAGGAAAAGGGAGAAGTCATCCGTGACAAGGCCAAGAAGTTTCACGAAGCGGGTGAAGAATACGTGAAGGAAAAACCCACCCAGTCCGTGCTGATTGCCATGGGCGTGGGCCTTCTCATCGGCCTGCTTATCCGCCGTCGCTAA
- a CDS encoding phage holin family protein, with amino-acid sequence MGLIDKLKRTFVTPLVEEKEEGMAMVRSLRETGTAALAHAEALAALLKLELKEASKRLGKKTALLLMGAFMAFFGYLFLWCLLTVVMAYFWGFIAGLAVTTGLHLLAAAAAFILFCRTHVTPIAPATAEELKTDLSCLQMALKKSSHS; translated from the coding sequence ATGGGACTGATTGACAAACTCAAGCGAACCTTCGTCACCCCCCTTGTGGAGGAAAAGGAAGAAGGAATGGCCATGGTCCGGTCCCTCCGGGAAACCGGGACGGCAGCCCTGGCCCATGCGGAAGCCCTGGCCGCACTGCTCAAACTGGAACTGAAGGAAGCGTCCAAACGGCTGGGCAAAAAAACGGCCCTTCTCCTGATGGGGGCTTTCATGGCCTTCTTCGGCTATCTTTTTCTGTGGTGCCTGCTGACCGTGGTCATGGCGTACTTCTGGGGATTCATCGCCGGGCTTGCCGTCACCACGGGGCTTCATCTCCTGGCGGCCGCCGCGGCGTTCATCCTTTTCTGCCGAACCCATGTAACGCCTATCGCTCCTGCGACGGCGGAAGAACTTAAAACGGATTTATCATGTCTGCAAATGGCTCTCAAGAAAAGCTCGCACTCCTGA